A single region of the Streptococcus sanguinis genome encodes:
- a CDS encoding aspartate kinase, whose product MKVVKFGGSSLASATQLEKVLNIVKSDPERRFVVVSAPGKRHDDDIKVTDALIKYYREYIAGNDVTPNQQWIINRYADMVAELGLKPKVLEKISKSITSLATLPIEDNAFLYDTFLAAGENNNAKLIAAYFSQNGVPANYVHPREAGLVVSSEPGNARILPSSYDKIEELNNSDEVLVIPGFFGVTQDGQICTFSRGGSDITGSIIAAGVKADVYENFTDVDGIFAAHPGIVHKPHSIPELTYREMRELAYAGFTVLHDEALLPAYRGKIPLVIKNTNNPEHPGTQIVHKHSKDHLPVVGIAGDAGFVSINMSKYLMNREIGFGRRVLQILEDLNIGWEHMPTGIDDLSIILRERELTPIKEEEILRQLVQKAEVDHAEIEHDLSIIMIVGEKMKSHIGVTATATKALSENNINIQMMSQGSSEVSIMFVVEKNQEKAAIRALYRAFFEPQTLE is encoded by the coding sequence ATGAAAGTTGTAAAATTTGGCGGAAGTTCACTGGCTTCTGCGACTCAATTAGAAAAAGTTTTGAATATTGTCAAATCTGACCCTGAACGTCGATTTGTTGTAGTATCAGCGCCAGGAAAACGCCATGATGACGATATCAAAGTAACCGATGCTCTGATTAAATATTACCGAGAGTATATAGCAGGAAATGATGTCACACCAAACCAACAGTGGATTATTAATCGCTATGCAGATATGGTTGCAGAATTAGGTTTGAAGCCAAAAGTTCTGGAGAAAATTTCCAAAAGCATCACAAGCCTTGCAACTTTGCCAATTGAAGATAATGCATTTCTTTATGATACTTTCCTTGCAGCAGGAGAAAACAACAACGCTAAATTAATTGCAGCTTATTTCAGTCAAAATGGCGTTCCAGCTAATTATGTACATCCGAGAGAAGCAGGACTCGTCGTTTCCAGTGAACCTGGCAATGCAAGAATTCTCCCTTCTAGCTATGATAAGATTGAAGAACTCAACAATTCTGATGAAGTTCTAGTTATTCCTGGTTTCTTTGGTGTAACTCAAGATGGACAAATCTGTACATTTTCTCGCGGAGGTTCTGATATTACCGGCTCTATCATTGCTGCGGGAGTCAAAGCAGATGTTTATGAAAACTTTACTGATGTTGACGGAATCTTTGCTGCCCATCCCGGCATCGTTCACAAACCACATTCCATTCCTGAGCTAACCTATCGGGAAATGCGTGAATTGGCCTACGCTGGCTTTACAGTTCTCCATGATGAAGCTCTGCTTCCAGCTTACCGCGGCAAAATCCCGCTGGTTATTAAAAATACCAACAATCCAGAACATCCAGGTACTCAAATTGTCCATAAACACAGCAAGGACCATCTACCAGTCGTTGGAATTGCTGGAGATGCAGGCTTTGTCAGCATTAACATGTCCAAGTACCTGATGAATAGAGAAATCGGCTTTGGTAGACGCGTCCTTCAAATTCTCGAAGACCTGAATATTGGTTGGGAGCACATGCCTACAGGAATTGATGACCTCTCTATTATCTTGCGCGAGCGCGAATTAACTCCTATCAAAGAGGAAGAGATCCTTCGTCAGCTTGTTCAAAAAGCAGAGGTTGATCATGCAGAAATTGAACACGATCTTTCCATTATCATGATTGTCGGCGAAAAAATGAAGAGTCATATCGGGGTTACAGCCACTGCAACCAAAGCTCTTTCGGAAAACAACATCAACATTCAAATGATGTCCCAAGGTTCAAGCGAAGTATCCATCATGTTTGTTGTTGAAAAAAATCAAGAAAAAGCTGCCATTCGTGCACTTTACCGAGCTTTCTTTGAACCCCAAACTCTGGAGTAA
- a CDS encoding enoyl-CoA hydratase, with translation MTFNGILYHVADEVATITFNRPEVSNGFNIPMCEEILEAIELAAKDESVKFLVINANGKVFSVGGDLAEMQRAVSDDDVQSLVKIAELVNDISFAMKRLPKPVIMSVDGPVAGAAANMVVAADFCIATEKSRFIQAFVGVGLAPDAGGLYLLTRAIGVTRATHLVMTGEALTAEKALDYGLLYKVCEAEKLEKTTEQLLKKLKRGSLNSYRAMKEMVWKSLFSGWSEYAELELELQKSLAFTEDFKEGVRAHSEKRRPNFTGK, from the coding sequence ATGACATTTAATGGAATTCTCTATCACGTAGCAGATGAGGTGGCAACGATTACTTTCAATCGTCCTGAAGTTTCAAATGGCTTTAATATTCCTATGTGTGAGGAAATTTTAGAGGCTATTGAACTTGCTGCTAAGGATGAGTCCGTCAAATTTTTAGTTATCAATGCAAATGGTAAGGTTTTTTCAGTGGGCGGGGATTTGGCTGAGATGCAGAGAGCTGTCAGTGATGATGATGTCCAATCCTTGGTGAAAATCGCAGAACTGGTGAACGATATTTCTTTTGCTATGAAACGTCTGCCTAAGCCGGTTATCATGAGTGTTGATGGCCCTGTTGCTGGTGCGGCTGCTAATATGGTCGTTGCAGCAGATTTCTGTATTGCCACTGAAAAATCCCGCTTCATTCAGGCCTTTGTTGGGGTTGGTCTGGCGCCAGATGCTGGCGGTCTTTACTTACTGACTCGTGCTATCGGGGTGACTCGTGCGACCCATCTGGTTATGACTGGGGAAGCTCTGACTGCAGAGAAAGCTCTGGATTACGGCTTGCTTTATAAAGTCTGTGAAGCAGAAAAGTTGGAAAAAACAACGGAACAGTTGCTGAAAAAGCTGAAACGTGGCTCTCTAAATTCTTACAGAGCAATGAAAGAAATGGTTTGGAAGAGTCTGTTCAGTGGCTGGTCTGAGTATGCAGAGCTAGAGTTGGAACTACAGAAATCGCTGGCTTTCACAGAAGATTTCAAAGAGGGAGTTCGGGCACACTCTGAGAAGCGTCGTCCAAATTTCACAGGTAAATAA
- a CDS encoding MarR family winged helix-turn-helix transcriptional regulator produces MNFQLVNDYLTSIFNNVLVIEESSLRSSRFNDVSIKEMHTIDVIGTTPNATPSDISRELMVTLGTVTTSLNNLERKGYIERRRSEVDRRVVHLNLTKNGRLLYRLHKRFHNRMVMQVVDGMSPEERQVMQKGLQNLYSFLEDLK; encoded by the coding sequence TTGAATTTTCAGTTAGTAAATGATTACTTAACGTCTATTTTCAATAATGTCTTGGTTATTGAAGAATCGAGCCTAAGAAGCAGTCGCTTCAACGATGTCTCCATTAAGGAAATGCATACAATAGATGTCATTGGCACAACCCCAAATGCTACTCCAAGTGATATATCACGAGAATTGATGGTTACCTTGGGGACTGTTACGACTAGTTTGAATAATCTGGAGCGTAAGGGGTATATTGAGCGGCGTCGGTCGGAAGTTGATCGTCGTGTGGTGCATCTGAATTTGACAAAGAATGGGCGGCTTTTGTATCGTCTTCACAAGCGATTCCACAACCGCATGGTCATGCAGGTAGTGGATGGGATGAGTCCAGAAGAGAGACAAGTGATGCAAAAGGGCCTGCAAAATTTATATAGTTTCCTAGAGGATTTGAAATAA